From Dehalococcoidales bacterium, the proteins below share one genomic window:
- the pyrE gene encoding orotate phosphoribosyltransferase — translation MGVYPNLELGLDTEGARRLRDIAGEVGAFLKGEFILTSGKKSSYYFDGKKLTLSPEGAYRVGRVIYDMLSGTGIDAIGGVATGAYSMVTAAAVISYLEGKPIPIFVVREVAKEHGTMRKVEGHLEEGSRVAIVEDVLTTAGSVCKAIETVEEAGCRVVKVVALVDRQEGGSARLREAGYDFAAILKIVH, via the coding sequence ATGGGAGTATATCCTAATCTGGAGTTGGGGCTTGATACTGAAGGTGCCAGAAGGCTCAGGGATATTGCCGGTGAGGTAGGGGCCTTCCTAAAGGGGGAGTTTATCCTTACCTCGGGGAAGAAGAGCAGCTACTACTTTGATGGGAAGAAGCTGACCCTATCTCCGGAGGGGGCCTACCGTGTGGGCCGGGTAATATATGATATGCTGTCCGGCACTGGTATTGATGCTATCGGCGGTGTTGCCACCGGTGCTTACTCCATGGTAACCGCAGCTGCGGTAATAAGCTATCTGGAGGGGAAGCCGATACCGATTTTTGTCGTCCGGGAGGTGGCCAAGGAACACGGCACGATGAGAAAGGTTGAAGGACACCTTGAAGAGGGCTCCCGGGTGGCTATAGTTGAGGACGTCCTGACCACCGCAGGCTCGGTATGTAAGGCTATTGAGACGGTAGAAGAGGCTGGCTGTCGGGTGGTCAAGGTGGTTGCCCTGGTTGACCGGCAAGAGGGTGGCAGCGCCCGGCTGAGAGAGGCGGGGTATGATTTCGCCGCTATCTTAAAGATCGTCCACTAG
- the fmt gene encoding methionyl-tRNA formyltransferase: MRVVFMGSPEFAVLPLEYLVLNGYRIPAVYAQPDRPAGRGRALSPSPVKRAAERLNLLVVQPDSLQKMEVVSGLASLRPDIIVVAAFGQILPRSVLDIPHWGCINLHPSLLPGFRGASPVASAILAGAEFTGVSIMLMDEGVDTGPILARAQIPISGRDTTGSLTAKLSRISAQLLLSVLPSWVKGTLSPQPQDAVGASYCRPISKNDGEIDWRLSAVDIWRRVRAFHPWPGCYTRWRGRRMRIIEAAPVYDVSDVAAGLVVALPSAGEAGGEPAFGVGTGDAVLGVLRVQMEGRRAISAAEFLKGQRELVGARLPLN, translated from the coding sequence TTGCGGGTTGTATTTATGGGTAGCCCGGAGTTTGCCGTACTGCCCCTTGAGTACCTGGTTCTAAATGGGTATCGTATCCCGGCTGTCTATGCCCAGCCGGACCGACCGGCGGGTAGGGGGCGTGCCCTGTCCCCTTCGCCGGTGAAGAGAGCGGCCGAGCGTTTGAATCTTCTGGTGGTACAGCCGGACAGCTTGCAGAAGATGGAGGTGGTCTCGGGTCTGGCTTCCTTACGGCCTGATATCATCGTCGTGGCAGCCTTCGGTCAAATTCTGCCCCGGTCGGTACTGGATATCCCGCACTGGGGCTGTATCAATTTGCACCCCTCTCTTTTGCCAGGGTTCAGGGGGGCGTCGCCGGTGGCATCGGCTATTCTGGCCGGTGCAGAGTTTACCGGGGTCAGTATTATGCTGATGGATGAGGGTGTGGATACCGGCCCGATACTGGCCCGGGCGCAGATTCCCATTTCGGGGCGGGACACTACCGGCTCGCTGACGGCGAAGCTGTCCAGGATTTCTGCTCAGTTGCTCCTTTCCGTTTTACCGTCTTGGGTAAAGGGGACGCTCTCCCCACAGCCTCAGGATGCGGTTGGAGCGAGCTACTGCCGTCCGATTTCAAAAAATGATGGTGAGATTGACTGGCGCCTGTCCGCAGTAGATATCTGGCGGCGGGTGCGCGCCTTCCACCCCTGGCCGGGGTGTTATACTAGATGGAGAGGGCGGCGGATGAGGATTATTGAGGCGGCACCGGTATATGATGTTAGCGACGTCGCCGCCGGGCTGGTAGTGGCACTACCGTCGGCTGGCGAGGCGGGTGGAGAGCCGGCCTTTGGCGTCGGCACCGGGGATGCGGTTCTAGGTGTGCTCCGGGTTCAGATGGAGGGGAGACGGGCGATATCGGCCGCCGAGTTTTTGAAGGGGCAGCGGGAGTTGGTGGGGGCGCGGCTACCGTTAAATTAG
- the dnaA gene encoding chromosomal replication initiator protein DnaA, which yields METDSAQRTWEAALGELQLQVSKHNFQTWFGKTSGLSCEGNQFTIGVPNTFVTEYLVRNQRSLIEKTLIGITRRNITVIFKIISPDQNTDPTGDDTKEPPPTANPVSTMFNPKYTLDSFVVGGSNRLAYAAALGVADNPGHSYNPLFVCGGVGLGKTHLLHGIGHLVLAKNLRVHYASCEQFTNEFISAIQERQTKEFRNKYRNADVLMIDDIQFISGKEQTEECFFHTFNELHNANRQIIVTSDRPPKSLPRLADRLRSRFEWGLIVDIQPPDFETRLAILQAKAKQRGESIAPDTLELIARKIQQNIRELEGNLNRVIAYAQLLKTKATPDLAAKALENIADKALSSATITPALLVEAVASSFQLSLSDLKGSKRDKETSLARQIAMYLIRNETNCPLAQIGKELGDRNPSTVSHSCEKIAAEISLSPYLKRKVAAIRDQIFSG from the coding sequence ATGGAAACAGACTCGGCTCAGAGAACCTGGGAGGCCGCCTTAGGCGAGTTACAGCTCCAGGTCAGCAAGCATAACTTCCAGACCTGGTTTGGGAAAACATCAGGTTTGAGCTGCGAAGGGAATCAATTTACCATCGGGGTACCCAATACCTTCGTCACTGAATACCTGGTCCGGAACCAGCGCTCCCTGATTGAGAAAACCCTGATCGGAATTACCCGCCGTAATATTACTGTTATCTTCAAGATAATCAGCCCGGACCAAAATACGGACCCTACCGGCGACGATACAAAAGAGCCACCGCCGACGGCAAACCCCGTCTCCACCATGTTCAACCCTAAATACACCCTTGACTCCTTTGTTGTCGGCGGCTCCAACCGGCTTGCGTATGCTGCCGCCCTGGGAGTAGCCGATAATCCCGGACATAGCTATAATCCCCTCTTCGTATGCGGAGGAGTCGGCCTTGGTAAGACCCATCTGCTACATGGCATCGGTCATCTCGTCCTAGCCAAGAACCTCCGGGTACACTACGCCAGCTGCGAGCAGTTCACCAACGAATTTATCAGCGCCATTCAGGAAAGACAGACCAAGGAGTTCCGCAATAAGTACAGAAATGCCGACGTCCTGATGATTGACGACATCCAGTTTATCAGCGGCAAGGAGCAGACCGAGGAGTGTTTCTTCCACACTTTCAACGAGCTGCATAATGCCAACCGCCAGATTATCGTTACCAGTGACCGACCGCCAAAATCACTACCGCGTCTGGCTGACAGGCTGCGATCACGTTTCGAGTGGGGACTTATTGTCGACATCCAGCCCCCTGATTTTGAAACACGTCTTGCCATCCTCCAAGCCAAGGCAAAGCAGAGGGGAGAAAGCATTGCTCCGGACACACTGGAACTCATTGCCCGCAAGATCCAGCAGAACATAAGGGAACTGGAAGGCAATCTCAACCGGGTTATTGCCTACGCCCAGCTTCTGAAAACCAAGGCTACTCCGGATCTGGCTGCCAAGGCACTGGAGAATATCGCTGATAAGGCACTATCCAGTGCTACAATAACTCCCGCCCTGCTGGTAGAAGCTGTGGCCAGCAGCTTCCAGCTTTCGCTTTCCGACCTAAAGGGATCAAAGAGGGATAAAGAGACTTCCCTAGCCAGACAGATTGCCATGTACCTTATACGCAACGAAACCAACTGCCCGCTGGCCCAGATCGGCAAAGAGCTGGGCGACCGAAACCCTTCCACCGTCAGCCACTCCTGTGAAAAAATTGCCGCCGAAATAAGCTTAAGCCCCTATCTTAAGCGCAAGGTCGCCGCCATCCGTGACCAGATCTTTTCCGGATAA
- the mazG gene encoding nucleoside triphosphate pyrophosphohydrolase: MSLPQNLDRFETLVSIVARLRAPDGCPWDRKQTHTSLREHLLEESYEVLEALDGGDPEQLCEELGDLLLQIVLHAQISAEAGDFELGDIVRRINAKLIHRHPHVFGSSEAASVDEVLVNWEMLKKMERDSDVSMLDGIPRRMPALSYAQSVQRRVARVGFDWESDDGVIDKLAEEVGEFRQAASQGEKAAEFGDLVFTLANIARRLGIDLESALRETNERFYRRFACMEKLCHQRGLNLIKLSLAEKDALWEEVKKGIAGSGDGRDERT, translated from the coding sequence TTGTCTTTGCCGCAGAATCTCGACCGGTTTGAGACGTTAGTCAGTATTGTCGCCAGGTTGCGTGCTCCCGATGGCTGTCCCTGGGATAGAAAGCAGACCCATACTTCGCTGCGGGAACACCTGCTTGAGGAGTCTTACGAAGTGCTGGAGGCACTGGATGGGGGGGATCCGGAGCAGCTTTGCGAGGAGCTGGGTGACCTGCTCCTGCAGATTGTGCTCCACGCTCAGATTTCTGCCGAAGCCGGTGATTTTGAACTTGGTGATATTGTCAGGAGGATAAACGCTAAGCTGATTCATCGCCATCCCCACGTCTTTGGTTCGTCGGAGGCGGCAAGTGTCGATGAGGTGCTGGTCAACTGGGAGATGCTCAAGAAGATGGAGAGGGACAGTGATGTCTCTATGCTTGACGGTATACCCAGACGGATGCCGGCGCTAAGCTATGCTCAGTCAGTGCAGCGGCGTGTGGCGCGGGTCGGCTTTGACTGGGAGAGCGATGACGGAGTGATCGATAAGCTGGCCGAGGAGGTCGGGGAGTTCAGGCAGGCGGCCAGCCAGGGAGAGAAGGCGGCGGAGTTCGGCGACCTGGTGTTTACACTGGCTAATATTGCCCGTCGGCTGGGGATTGACCTGGAGTCGGCACTCAGGGAGACGAACGAGCGTTTCTACCGGCGCTTTGCTTGCATGGAGAAACTCTGCCACCAGCGCGGCCTTAACCTGATCAAGTTATCCCTTGCCGAAAAAGATGCCCTGTGGGAGGAAGTGAAGAAGGGGATAGCCGGTTCGGGTGATGGTCGGGATGAACGGACTTGA
- the nadD gene encoding nicotinate-nucleotide adenylyltransferase, translating to MGLELGWRIYRILDRGKFDMKIGVLGGTFDPVHNGHLAVAGEVEVKLGLDEVLFVPAAQPQLRTGGPVSAGEHRIRMVRLAINGKPCYRLSLVEIERAGPSYTVDTIAQLRSQIEEGDELFFILGWDNLAELPRWREPTRLISMCRLVAVPRPGGPLPDLNSLEVFIPGLTRNVILLQSPRVDISASEVRRRVAQGLSIRHLVPGPVADYIRDLGLYATIDRVG from the coding sequence GTGGGACTGGAGCTAGGGTGGAGAATCTACCGGATTCTGGATAGGGGTAAGTTCGATATGAAGATAGGGGTGTTGGGGGGTACTTTCGACCCGGTCCATAACGGGCATCTGGCGGTGGCCGGTGAGGTAGAGGTCAAGCTGGGGCTGGATGAGGTTCTCTTCGTACCGGCCGCTCAGCCTCAGCTCAGGACAGGCGGCCCGGTTTCGGCGGGAGAACACCGTATCCGGATGGTACGCCTGGCTATTAACGGTAAACCCTGCTACCGGTTATCTTTAGTGGAGATAGAGCGGGCCGGACCCTCTTATACTGTCGATACCATCGCTCAACTGAGAAGTCAGATCGAAGAGGGAGATGAACTGTTTTTCATTCTGGGTTGGGACAACCTTGCCGAACTGCCCCGGTGGCGGGAGCCGACCCGGCTGATCAGTATGTGCCGTCTGGTGGCGGTTCCCAGACCGGGCGGTCCACTGCCCGACCTCAATTCTCTGGAGGTTTTTATCCCCGGGCTGACCCGGAACGTTATTCTGCTCCAGTCGCCGCGTGTTGATATCAGTGCTTCGGAAGTAAGGCGACGGGTCGCTCAGGGGCTATCTATTCGCCATCTTGTGCCCGGACCGGTGGCGGATTATATCCGGGATCTAGGCTTATATGCTACTATAGACCGGGTCGGCTGA
- the obgE gene encoding GTPase ObgE has translation MFDTAEIMVRAGKGGSGAISFRREKFVPFGGPDGGDGGAGGSVLLEASSSVSNLRRYNQTRSYRAGDGGDGMGKKMHGKKGGDLILTVPLGTVVAYRGQDGNAVPVADLEQPGQQVVIARGGEGGMGNVHFASSTNQAPRIAQEGEAGEEKEILLELRLIADVGIIGYPNCGKSTLLAASSAARPKIADYPFTTLEPVLGVVEVGGRPLVLAEIPGLIEGAHLGRGLGHDFLRHIARTRVLIHLVDGSSAAPAEDVAQVNAELGLFDATLARKPQLVVVNKIDQPQVRSRIADIISSFGVGGTSPLFISAVTGEGVAELMAETLKILDRAEVNSGVDEKVSEKVFRPLPRGSDSCVHKDGDTFVITAPKLERIIARKGTAEAEAYRYVIRYLERRGISRDLRRMGIRPGDKVRCGSLEWDWS, from the coding sequence ATGTTTGATACCGCGGAGATAATGGTGAGAGCAGGGAAAGGTGGTAGCGGGGCAATAAGCTTCCGGCGTGAGAAGTTTGTGCCTTTTGGCGGGCCCGACGGGGGGGATGGCGGAGCTGGAGGGAGCGTACTTCTGGAGGCTTCCTCCAGCGTCAGCAATCTGCGCAGGTATAATCAGACCAGGTCCTATCGGGCAGGCGACGGTGGGGATGGCATGGGGAAGAAGATGCACGGAAAGAAGGGGGGAGACCTGATATTAACCGTTCCGCTGGGTACAGTGGTAGCGTACAGAGGGCAGGATGGCAACGCTGTTCCGGTTGCTGATCTGGAGCAGCCGGGGCAGCAGGTGGTGATTGCTCGGGGGGGGGAGGGGGGAATGGGTAACGTTCACTTCGCTTCCTCCACGAACCAGGCTCCGAGGATTGCTCAGGAGGGAGAAGCGGGGGAGGAAAAGGAGATATTGCTGGAACTGAGGCTTATTGCTGATGTCGGCATTATCGGTTATCCTAACTGCGGCAAGTCTACTCTGCTGGCGGCCTCGTCAGCGGCGAGGCCCAAAATAGCTGACTATCCCTTTACGACTCTGGAACCTGTCCTGGGGGTTGTCGAGGTCGGCGGGCGGCCCCTGGTGCTGGCGGAGATTCCGGGTCTAATTGAGGGCGCTCATCTCGGGCGTGGCCTGGGTCACGATTTCCTGCGTCATATTGCCCGTACCCGGGTGCTGATTCACCTGGTTGACGGTAGCTCTGCTGCTCCGGCGGAAGACGTGGCTCAGGTGAATGCAGAGCTCGGCCTGTTTGATGCGACTCTCGCCAGAAAGCCACAGCTGGTAGTGGTGAATAAGATTGATCAGCCCCAGGTTAGGTCGCGGATAGCCGATATTATCAGCAGCTTTGGTGTTGGAGGAACCTCGCCGCTCTTTATATCTGCCGTAACCGGCGAGGGGGTTGCTGAGCTTATGGCGGAGACGCTGAAGATACTGGATAGGGCTGAGGTTAATTCGGGGGTAGATGAGAAGGTCAGCGAGAAGGTTTTTCGCCCTCTGCCGCGGGGTTCTGATTCATGTGTACATAAAGACGGGGACACCTTTGTCATAACAGCCCCCAAGCTGGAGCGTATCATAGCCAGGAAGGGTACGGCTGAGGCTGAGGCCTACCGGTATGTCATAAGATATCTTGAGCGGCGGGGCATCAGCCGGGACTTAAGGAGAATGGGTATACGTCCCGGTGACAAGGTACGCTGTGGCAGCTTGGAGTGGGACTGGAGCTAG